A portion of the Mytilus galloprovincialis chromosome 12, xbMytGall1.hap1.1, whole genome shotgun sequence genome contains these proteins:
- the LOC143055276 gene encoding uncharacterized protein LOC143055276 translates to MDISASFNYGQTVILTLSATDGGGLVGYATLSLIFPETTTTSSTTTERPFKTETYPDNGYWYLLAGIVLMMNAVLITKLCIRYCRPCAEIDKRTEAQKKAERIKAAQERKAKVKSDFFSTDDPWSVNKYQSKNVSEKQDPAPAINRKNKRSDDKSVNSSDQGSQCTTNANRSSMDSFDSLSSSKSK, encoded by the exons ATGGATATTTCTGCATCCTTTAATTACGGCCAGACAGTGATCTTGACTTTAAGTGCAACTGATGGTGGAGGACTTGTGGGATATGCTACCTTGTCACTGATTTTCCCAGAG ACAACTACAACGTCATCAACAACTACTGAACGTCCATTCAAGACTGAAACGTACCCTGACAATGGGTACTGGTACCTATTAGCAGGGATAGTTCTGATGATGAATGCTGTCCTGATAACAAAGCTGTGCATTAGATATTGCAGACCTTGTGCAGA GATTGACAAAAGGACAGAAGCCCAGAAGAAAGCTGAAAGAATAAAGGCTGCACAGGAAAGAAAAGCTAAAgtcaaatctgattttttttcgaCAGACGATCCTTGGAGTGTGAATAAGTATCAAAGTAAAAATGTGTCAGAG AAGCAAGACCCTGCTCCtgcaataaacagaaaaaataaacgTAGTGATGACAAATCAGTCAATAGTTCAGACCAAGGGAGTCAATGCACTACAAACGCTAACAGATCGTCAATGGACTCATTCGACAGTTTAAGTTCTTCAAAGAGTAAGTAG